The genomic region TTGAAGTGAAACCCTGCTGTGCAACAACTGAGCTAAACTTTTCAAACCAAGCTCAAGGAGCCTGCTTGAGGCCATAAAGAGCACGACGAAGGCGGCAAACTTAACGGCCTGAGTGTGGATAGCCAGGGGGTGGCTGCATGTACACTTCTTCTTAGAGGTCTCCATTAAGGAAAGCattcttcacatccatttgataaagaGGCCAGCGGTGAACAGCAACCATAGCAATGAGATATCAGACAGATGTAAGGTGAGCAACTGGAGCAAATGTTTCCTCATAGTCAATGCCATACTCCTGAGTAAAGCCCTTGGAAACGAGGCGAGCCTTGTACCATTCAACAAATCCATCAGCCTTGGTCTTGATCTTGTAAGCCCACCTACAACCCACTACAGACTGACCAGGAGGCAAATCAACCATATCCCAAGTGTGATTCTTATGAAGGGCATCTAGTTCTTTGTTCATAGCTTGCTGCCAAAGAGGGTCAATAtgggcctcacgataggtgtgaggttTATAGAGGGTGGCAAGAGCAAAAGAGCAGTGATAATCAGTGAGATAAAGGGGAGGAATGCTTACCCGAGTGGAACAACGAAGTTCAAGACCAACAAGAGACTCAAGAGAGGGTGGTGACACAGGATCCAAGACAGGTAGGTCATATGCCGGGGACAGAACCGGAGATGAGTCGTCTGGAGAGGTAGCAGATGTTGAAGAATCCTTCACAGGATCAGTATAGAGAGGAAGGAAAAGATTAGTTAAAATGGGAGACTCTGAAGAAGAGGACGCAGGAAACTACTGAAGACTCGTGAAAGGACGATGTTCCCAAAACTCAACATGACGGGAGACACAAAAgtgatgagaaataggatcatagtATCGAAACCCCTTTTGAGATAcaccataaccaaggaaacaacagAGACGAGCACGAGGCTGGAGCTTTGTTCGTtcaggaagaggaagagagataaAGCAAGCATAACCAAAAACCTGAAGAGAGGAGTAGTCAAGAGTTTGACCATAGAGAAGCTCGAATGGTGATTTGTTGTGTGTAGTTGGTGAAGGAATACGATTAATGGTGTACACAGCAATGAGTGCGGCCTCACCCCAAAAGCGCTCAGGAAGAGAGGCAGAAATGAGAAGGATGCAGACAACATCAAGAATGTGACAATGTTTTCGTTCTGCACGAACATTTTGTTGAGATGTGTAAGGACAAGATCACTGAGGAAGGGTACCATGACTGTCTAAAAAGGATAGGAAAGATTTATCTTTATATTCTTGAGCATTATCTGATTAAAAGACTTTGACGATGCGATTGAACTgtgtttcaatcattttatgaaatgtttGGTAAATAGACACAAGTTCAGACCTAGGTGAAGCAAATAAAATCAAGTATATCGAGAAAAATCATCCacaaaatatgacaaaatattttgatcCCTCCTTAGTGGGAATAGGTGAAGGACCCCAAATATCAGAATGTAGAAGATCAAAAGGTGCAGAAGAAAAGGAGTCACTATTATTAAAGGgcaattttgtttatttgccaaaatgacaagaagtacaatcaaatttttgaaactgaACTGAACCTAAATGACCTTGAAAAGCTAACAACTGAAGACGAGACAAGGATGGATGACCAAGACGAGCATGCCATAGATCAGGTGAGGGGGTGGCAGTGGTAGCAGCTACAGAAACAACTTGTGAAGGAATCTTCAAGTTATGAACCTCCAACATGCGACCAACTTTACAGCTTGTCCCAAGCACTTGACTCGTCCGGGGATCTTGCACATCCACACCATGATTAGTTAATAGAAGATTTACGCCTAATTCACAAAGTTGACCAACATAAAGTAAATTGAGGGATGACTTTGGGATATAAAAAGTGTCACTAAGGGATAAACAAGGAGAAACGATTGTTCCTTTATGACTAACAGGCATAGGAGTTCCATCAGTAGTGTAAATGGTGATTGGATGTGCTAAGGGTGCCTTATCAGAAAATTGGGATTCATCAGGAGTCATATGGTTACAACATGCAGTATCAAAAAACCAAGGTTGTTTACCTGAGGTGACAGAAAGAGCAGTGGAAGTGTGGGATAAAACCTGTTGAACAACTGCCTCAATATCAGCCGTAGTAAGTGAGGAAGCTAAAGATGGACCTGTAGGAACTGATGAATCTAAAGGACATACAACAGCTGCCCAAGGAAGAAAAGCTTTATTCTTCTCTTGCACAAATTTCTGCAGTTTGCGATAAACTGAGATGTCATAGCTTTTGGTATGGTAAAACTCACAGTGAGTACCTTTGGAAGACTGAGAGGTGGGACGCCCAGAGTTTATTCGTGGAGGAGCAGTGAATGCAGCAATGGGAGGTTGTGGAGATGGTGTAGCCAATACATGATCAGATGATGACATGTGATGAGTAGGCCGATGGTTCTCCTCAAAAATAAGCTCCTTGACTGTAGCATCAAGAGAAGGAGTAGGAGACCGGCTAAACAGAGAAGCCCTAATAGGCTCAAAATCCTCACATAGACCCATCATGAAGTGCATAAATTTACAGCGATCCCGATATTTGACAAAGAGCTCAATGTCCTTAGAACACACTAGTGGAGGATCTGCAGCAGAAAGTTGTTCCCACATAGTAGAAGTCTGAGAATAATAATCAGAAATAGACTGACCTATCTCTTGGCGCATTTGATAAAGCTTTGATTCAATGTGGAACTCCAAGCTTGAATCATTAGTACAATTATAGCGATCGGTCAAAAATTTCCAAGCAACCTTAGCAGTCTCAAAACGAGGAAGAAGATTATGAATGTAGGGAATAGAGGTATTGATAAACCAATACAAGATCTTACTCTGAATACTCTCCAATTCCTCTAGGCATTCTTCATAATCATTCGTTGTAACAGCAGTCTTAGAGGCATCTTCAGCAGCTGTGGCTTTGGACTAAGGGTTTGGTACTGGCTTAGGAATTGAACCAGTTACATATCTCCACAGTTTACGACCCTTAAGGAAGACAGTCATATTCTAAGACCATGCATGATATCTAGTGGGACCATCCAACATAATGGTGATAAGACGCATGATATCTCGATTATTTTGTTGAGCCATAAtgagaaaaatgacaaaaaaatggGATTTAGAGACCTCAAATGCAAAAATGGAGCCCAAAATCggaatctacgcgaaaaactgagcaagacaggtcctgttgaaaattttttaatttggtcaaagtcaacggtcaacggttAACGATCTGGGCAAAGTCAACGGCTCGTGTGCTGACGTGGCAGTGTGACGTCAccctagggctgacgtggcagtTCGTGAAATGAAGCAGGGGCATGGGGCATATGAAGGCGCGTGACGGCACTGTCATGGCGCGTGAGGCACGTGAGAGTGGTTGACGGCGCATGGAACACGTGACGGCGCGTGGAACGCGTGCTCGTGAGGCAGAAACTTCAGCCGGCGCATATGGGCACGTGGGAGGTGGGAGGTGGTTTCTGGCAACACTTTGTTGGGTTTTTCTCAAGATCAGTAGATCTGTCAATCTATGCCTTGACTTTGGCAGTTTGATCAACAAAGCCGACGAAATCCGAGTGTTCTAGGGGCTGTGGGCGTGACGACAGTGACTTTCTTCTGACAATGACTACTGGATGAAGGTGAGGGCAGCGGAAGAATGCCGGAGATGTCCACAGGAACCTGAAAGTCAGAGGAatgactctgataccatgttaacaATATAAAGTGAAAGAGAGATTGAATAGTCTGTATATTAATGTGTATATAACAATGTACAATAAAGAGCCTTATATAGGCTAGGtatgtgtgcagtacaagtaatatgagtgaACTACAAGTACAGTATACTGGGCAAAGCCCAATGAGCTAAACTAGTCTAAGCTATACACTAACAGTTCCTAAAtgtgaaaaacaaaaaccaaataaaattatGAGCATATTATATCAAAACAGCAAAGGCACTTGCCTAGTTTGTAGCACTACTGCCTGTCGAAGCCCCACAAGAACTGCTTGTCAAAGCCCCACGGGAATTGGGACATCTTCTGCGGCTATGCCCCTCTTCATGACACACTCCGCATCGCTGCCTCagttgaatctccctcaagtccAAATCTGGGTTCCGGCTTCCCCGTTTTCGCCGTACCccatccatttcattccttattcttgacttcacaggacgacctttggcccgcaacagaCTTGGATCAGGCACCCACCGTGGTCCACGAAcatccctccacaatgactctgactttggcaccacaaattgatgtgaatatGTGTGAATGGCGTTATCCAAACTCTAACATGGGTAAATATAGCTGGTCGCATTGAGATGCAATTGCTACAAAactttaattgcatgtgaacaagggatcttaattttttgccactttccacaaccacatgttctAGCAAATACGCGCACTTCatgactgtggtttccccctccaccTCTATGGTCGTTGTACTGGGTAACCACTTGATATACACCAGTTTCATGATTAAATTCCCTCACAGTGTGTCTTGAAGTTTTCTACAGATTTTTGGTATAGATCCCCATTGCATAATCACTCCACACCTTACCTTGAGAGCGATCAGAAGTAATTTATTTATGTCAATCATGGAAATATGCAACAAATTTgcaccaagtgaactcaaccattgcAGCAATGGGCAAACCGTGGGCTCCTTTAAGTACCCCATTAAAGCACTTAGAGATATTGGTTGTCCTTGCCCTGTAACGTCTTCCACCTTCCACCATCATGTGATTGGGTCCATTTGTCCACATCCTCActcattagatatgtgtatggcatatAGCATTCAAGATGGGGATCATCAGGGTCTACACTCCTCAGTGCATTAATCTCGACATCCTTAATGGTTTGCATTATGGactcaaatttagcttcatAAGTCGCATATCCtgctttcaaggccaatgcctTTAGAGTCGGGTCATCAAAGtgtgtgttgaagttgctagcaacatgttgAAGGCAATATCGGTGAAATACTCGTAACCTTCCGTCATCACCTATAGGACTCTCTGCAATGGCGCATTTGTGTCGGTCAGAAATAATGCAAATGCCCTCGTTAGGTATCACATACCCTATCAAACTCCTGAGACACTCTAAAAACCACCCCCAACTAGCCCCTTACTCcttgtccacaacagcaaaggcgagaggcaaaaccttttgGTTAGCATCGGTTgtcattgcaatcatcaacacccatcgatatttaccatacaaatgagtcCCATCAACACTGATCACTAGCCTGCAATATCTGAATGCAGCAATGCATGGAGCGAATGCGCAAAATACATAGCTCAGTAACGTAGTACCATCTATGGGCCTAGGTATGGTCCAATAGGTGTACTGGGTACTCGAATCCTaatccaagtatgccaacaacaactttcgcaacctttggtaagactcctcccaatccccaaatatcttagcaattgccttttgttttgcgtctcataccttatagtaagaaagctcATGATTATACTTAGTATGTATGATCCCCCAGAGCTCATCAATACAAGCAGTGTGATTTTGTCGCAATTTTTCCATGATTTCTGATGCAACAGAATTAGAATCCATCATTTTACCATCTTTTCGCAGGCCAAATGGTATACAACTGTGTGGACCCACATAAGACGTGATCATCCACAGACCATTAAGTTTATCCTTCATGAATGCCCCAATGTACCACTTGCAGTTGGTGTCAA from Castanea sativa cultivar Marrone di Chiusa Pesio chromosome 11, ASM4071231v1 harbors:
- the LOC142616220 gene encoding uncharacterized protein LOC142616220 is translated as MDGVRRKRGSRNPDLDLREIQLRQRCGVCHEEGHSRRRCPNSRGALTSSSCGASTGRTVPVDISGILPLPSPSSSSHCQKKSKATAAEDASKTAVTTNDYEECLEELESIQSKILYWFINTSIPYIHNLLPRFETAKVAWKFLTDRYNCTNDSSLEFHIESKLYQMRQEIGQSISDYYSQTSTMWEQLSAADPPLVCSKDIELFVKYRDRCKFMHFMMGLCEDFEPIRASLFSRSPTPSLDATVKELIFEENHRPTHHMSSSDHVLATPSPQPPIAAFTAPPRINSGRPTSQSSKGTHCEFYHTKSYDISVYRKLQKFVQEKNKAFLPWAAVVCPLDSSVPTGPSLASSLTTADIEAVVQQVLSHTSTALSVTSGKQPWFFDTACCNHMTPDESQFSDKAPLAHPITIYTTDGTPMPVSHKGTIVSPCLSLSDTFYIPKSSLNLLYVGQLCELGVNLLLTNHGVDVQDPRTSQVLGTSCKVGRMLEVHNLKIPSQVVSVAATTATPSPDLWHARLGHPSLSRLQLLAFQERKHCHILDVVCILLISASLPERFWGEAALIAVYTINRIPSPTTHNKSPFELLYGQTLDYSSLQVFGYACFISLPLPERTKLQPRARLCCFLGYGVSQKGFRYYDPISHHFCVSRHDSSTSATSPDDSSPVLSPAYDLPVLDPVSPPSLESLVGLELRCSTRVSIPPLYLTDYHCSFALATLYKPHTYREAHIDPLWQQAMNKELDALHKNHTWDMVDLPPGQSVVGCRWAYKIKTKADGFVEWYKARLVSKGFTQEYGIDYEETFAPVAHLTSV